The following are encoded in a window of Danio aesculapii chromosome 12, fDanAes4.1, whole genome shotgun sequence genomic DNA:
- the cep131 gene encoding centrosomal protein of 131 kDa isoform X2 → MHTTRSPSASIQAGAAGDTLDLSLNGSQLTMGRRPSSASPGKHFSRSISVSVAYDGRGKRNTLTDAGLGSSRAIKNLRRSNSTTQVNQQANTSLSEGHTEDFLALFNSSSDGRRKLASLSKMSKDRTTWNILDDQPRVFPVPSSSHSTCSMDSPTGLKKREAGVSLAANFTANNRSNKAAVGNAVTTILHNNHSEKPLTPKSSNQKPSFNNLIKATVNDDVTLDVSGSLTKSQKNFSSASSSSNNNAPRSPRSPGQPRRREVTEEEAERYIQQVNHAAIIIQRWYRRHVSSKRANENTIKQLLASKKKEREQRAEETKTTESLKKKEDDRKRIREEKARLARLTAIQELQHKRAQRAAEVQQIAEQETEALRHPGKVGRKKLTKSSPTSPTDIKAKNTDSNVNVVSDLDDVTNLRAASPAGSACRVSQCSQEILQRSVSMEDQRQGASSSRAQSKTTLNDLLDTLKLLEEEPERLSEPKSYRKDKYSWIDEDGDSNSLTTDNVERHRQLSQTPALPDGGALLSEAKLQSIMSFLDEMEKSEQERPRSVTSGSHREVVLSEEDLAVVEQASATAAEVTGSMMRLRLELDEKKRTVNMLQTALAQQRELTIRHVKETEKELNHTFQLQKEQYEATIQRHLTFIDQLIDDKKALSERCEEVVGELKQVDQKYTKKIAQMQEQHELEIKKLKELMSATEKVRREKWINEKTKKIKEITVKGLEPEIQKLISKHKQELKKLRVLHEAELLQADERAAQRYVRQTEELRQQLEKEKDEQCQRERELAKQRFEKQLQEEENVLQQQRRRLYKEVSEEKERLTQLAARQHAELEDLRKQLEENSSLAGRALREELEKSRDEQERRHQVEIKALKERLEIEKQTWEENYMKKEEAWLLSRERELKEEVRRGRDKEIELAIQRLEVETREAREECERAADNRMKRVREKYEAELRDLEHSERTALQKQQEMREKHSEMEAELLRLQSLLRQREQEISDLTQTRDKLSEERRSLSEVIRQEFAERLIELEEENRRMKMEVSEAKARLRLEIERVTREKEEELAEVHQRVKSAILKKEETVNNLRKQHEAAVKRADHLESLLEQQRKQLLGK, encoded by the exons ATGCATACAACCCGCAGTCCTTCCGCATCCATCCAGGCAGGAGCAGCTGGAGACACACTGGACCTCAGTTTAAATGGCTCTCAGCTCACAATGGGCCGCAGACCGAGCAGCGCTTCTCCTGGAAAACACTTCTCTCGATCCATATCTGTGTCCGTGGCATACGACGGCCGAGGCAAGCGAAACACATTG ACTGATGCTGGATTGGGAAGCTCACGGGCAATTAAGAACCTGCGTCGATCTAACAGCACCACACAGGTGAACCAGCAGGCCAACACAAGCCTCAG TGAAGGCCACACAGAAGACTTCCTGGCTCTCTTCAACAGCAGCTCTGATGGACGGCGAAAACTTGCCAGCCTCTCCAAGATGTCCAAAGATCGAACCACCTGGAATATTCTG GATGACCAGCCGAGAGTGTTCCCTGTACCCAGCAGCTCTCACAGTACCTGCAGTATGGATTCTCCTACAGGCCTGAAGAAAAGGGAAGCTGGAGTCTCTTTGGCTGCCAACTTCACTGCCAACAACAG GAGTAATAAAGCAGCTGTGGGTAACGCAGTGACCACCATCCTTCATAACAACCACTCAGAGAAACCCCTCACTCCCAAGAGCTCCAATCAGAAACCCTCCTTTAA TAACCTAATCAAAGCCACTGTAAATGACGATGTGACGCTGGATGTGAGCGGTTCTCTCACTAAGTCTCAGAAGAACTTCTCCTCTGCATCATCAAGCTCCAACAACAACGCTCCTCGCAGCCCTCGAAGCCCAGGTCAGCCACGCAGACGAGAGGTCACCGAGGAGGAGGCCGAAAG GTATATTCAGCAAGTGAACCATGCTGCTATTATCATCCAGCGTTGGTATCGTCGACATGTCAGCAGTAAGAGAGCTAATGAGAATACAATCAAACAGCTCCTTGCATCTAAGAAGAAG GAGAGAGAGCAGAGAGCAGAAGAGACAAAAACCACAGAGTCACTGAAAAAGAAAGAAGATGATCGAAAACGTATCAGAGAAGAGAAAGCACGTCTGGCTCGACTCACTGCCATACAG gAGTTGCAGCATAAAAGAGCTCAACGAGCAGCAGAGGTACAGCAAATCGCAGAGCAGGAAACAGAGGCACTACGGCATCCTGGGAAAGTAGGGCGTAAAAAACTCACCAAAAGTTCACCCACTTCTCCTACAGATATCAAGGCTAAAAATACAG ATTCTAATGTCAATGTGGTGTCTGATCTGGATGATGTGACGAATCTGAGGGCTGCTTCGCCTGCTGGTTCTGCTTGCAGAGTATCTCAGTGTTCTCAG GAGATCCTCCAGAGGTCTGTGAGCATGGAGGATCAGCGACAGGGGGCGTCATCGAGCAGAGCGCAGTCAAAAACCACTCTCAATGACTTGTTGGACACTCTGAAGCTCTTAGAAGAGGAGCCAGAGAGACTGTCAGAGCCTAAGAGCTACAGGAAGGACAAATATTCCTGGATTGACGAG GATGGAGATTCCAACTCCCTGACGACTGATAATGTGGAGCGTCACAGACAGCTGAGTCAAACTCCAGCTCTTCCAGATGGGGGCGCTCTGCTCTCAGAAGCCAAACTGCAGAGCATTATGAGTTTTCTGGATGAGATGGAGAAATCGGAGCAGGAGAGACCACGCTCAGTCACCTCTGGATCACATAGAGAG GTGGTGTTGTCAGAGGAAGATCTAGCAGTTGTTGAACAAGCCTCGGCCACAGCTGCTGAGGTCACCGGCTCTATGATGAGACTCAGACTGGAGCTGGATGAGAAAAAACGCACCGTCAATATGCTACAGACTGCActg GCCCAGCAGAGGGAGCTGACGATCCGACATGTGAAGGAGACAGAGAAAGAGCTTAATCATACGTTTCAGCTACAGAAAGAGCAGTATGAAGCTACAATACAGAGACACCTGACATTTATAGACCAG CTGATTGATGATAAAAAGGCCTTGAGTGAACGCTGTGAAGAAGTAGTGGGTGAACTCAAGCAAGTGGATCAGAAATACACTAAGAAGATCGCCCAGATGCAGGAGCAACACGAGTTG GAGATTAAGAAGCTAAAAGAGTTAATGAGTGCTACAGAAAAGGTCCGACGGGAAAAATGGATCAACGAGAAGACCAAAAAGATCAAGGAGATCACTGTAAAAG GTCTAGAACCCGAAATTCAGAAGCTGATCTCCAAACACAAGCAGGAGCTGAAGAAGCTGAGAGTTCTCCATGAGGCAGAGCTCCTCCAGGCGGACGAGAGGGCCGCTCAACGCTACGTCAGACAGACCGAGGAGTTACGGcaacagctggagaaagaaaaagATGAACAGTGCCAGAGAGAAAGAGAATTGGCTAAGCAGAG GTTCGAGAAGCAGCTGCAGGAAGAGGAGAACGTGCTGCAGCAGCAGAGGAGGCGTCTGTATAAAGAAGTGTCGGAGGAAAAAGAGCGTCTCACACAACTGGCAGCCAG GCAGCATGCAGAACTGGAAGACTTAAGGAAGCAGCTGGAGGAGAACAGCTCTTTGGCTGGAAGAGCATTGAGAGAAGAGCTGGAGAAGAGCAGGGATGAGCAGGAGAGACGTCATCAG GTTGAAATAAAGGCCCTGAAGGAACGACTCGAAATTGAGAAACAGACATGGGAGGAAAATTATATGAaaaaagag GAAGCATGGCTGTTGAGTCGAGAGAGGGAGCTGAAGGAGGAAGTGCGTCGTGGAAGAGACAAAGAGATCGAACTGGCCATTCAGAGGCTGGAGGTGGAGACCAGAGAGGCCAGAGAGGAGTGTGAGCGAGCAGCTGACAACCG GATGAAGCGTGTGAGGGAGAAATATGAAGCCGAGCTAAGGGATCTGGAGCATTCAGAGCGGACAGCGCTGCAGAAACAGCAGGAGATGAGGGAGAAACACAGTGAGATGGAGGCCGAGCTTCTCCGACTGCAATCTCTTTTACGACAGCGAGAGCAGGAGATAAGCGACCTCACCCAG
- the cep131 gene encoding centrosomal protein of 131 kDa isoform X1, with amino-acid sequence MHTTRSPSASIQAGAAGDTLDLSLNGSQLTMGRRPSSASPGKHFSRSISVSVAYDGRGKRNTLTDAGLGSSRAIKNLRRSNSTTQVNQQANTSLSEGHTEDFLALFNSSSDGRRKLASLSKMSKDRTTWNILDDQPRVFPVPSSSHSTCSMDSPTGLKKREAGVSLAANFTANNRSNKAAVGNAVTTILHNNHSEKPLTPKSSNQKPSFNNLIKATVNDDVTLDVSGSLTKSQKNFSSASSSSNNNAPRSPRSPGQPRRREVTEEEAERYIQQVNHAAIIIQRWYRRHVSSKRANENTIKQLLASKKKEREQRAEETKTTESLKKKEDDRKRIREEKARLARLTAIQELQHKRAQRAAEVQQIAEQETEALRHPGKVGRKKLTKSSPTSPTDIKAKNTDSNVNVVSDLDDVTNLRAASPAGSACRVSQCSQEILQRSVSMEDQRQGASSSRAQSKTTLNDLLDTLKLLEEEPERLSEPKSYRKDKYSWIDEDGDSNSLTTDNVERHRQLSQTPALPDGGALLSEAKLQSIMSFLDEMEKSEQERPRSVTSGSHREVVLSEEDLAVVEQASATAAEVTGSMMRLRLELDEKKRTVNMLQTALAQQRELTIRHVKETEKELNHTFQLQKEQYEATIQRHLTFIDQLIDDKKALSERCEEVVGELKQVDQKYTKKIAQMQEQHELVWQILGPMCEEIKKLKELMSATEKVRREKWINEKTKKIKEITVKGLEPEIQKLISKHKQELKKLRVLHEAELLQADERAAQRYVRQTEELRQQLEKEKDEQCQRERELAKQRFEKQLQEEENVLQQQRRRLYKEVSEEKERLTQLAARQHAELEDLRKQLEENSSLAGRALREELEKSRDEQERRHQVEIKALKERLEIEKQTWEENYMKKEEAWLLSRERELKEEVRRGRDKEIELAIQRLEVETREAREECERAADNRMKRVREKYEAELRDLEHSERTALQKQQEMREKHSEMEAELLRLQSLLRQREQEISDLTQTRDKLSEERRSLSEVIRQEFAERLIELEEENRRMKMEVSEAKARLRLEIERVTREKEEELAEVHQRVKSAILKKEETVNNLRKQHEAAVKRADHLESLLEQQRKQLLGK; translated from the exons ATGCATACAACCCGCAGTCCTTCCGCATCCATCCAGGCAGGAGCAGCTGGAGACACACTGGACCTCAGTTTAAATGGCTCTCAGCTCACAATGGGCCGCAGACCGAGCAGCGCTTCTCCTGGAAAACACTTCTCTCGATCCATATCTGTGTCCGTGGCATACGACGGCCGAGGCAAGCGAAACACATTG ACTGATGCTGGATTGGGAAGCTCACGGGCAATTAAGAACCTGCGTCGATCTAACAGCACCACACAGGTGAACCAGCAGGCCAACACAAGCCTCAG TGAAGGCCACACAGAAGACTTCCTGGCTCTCTTCAACAGCAGCTCTGATGGACGGCGAAAACTTGCCAGCCTCTCCAAGATGTCCAAAGATCGAACCACCTGGAATATTCTG GATGACCAGCCGAGAGTGTTCCCTGTACCCAGCAGCTCTCACAGTACCTGCAGTATGGATTCTCCTACAGGCCTGAAGAAAAGGGAAGCTGGAGTCTCTTTGGCTGCCAACTTCACTGCCAACAACAG GAGTAATAAAGCAGCTGTGGGTAACGCAGTGACCACCATCCTTCATAACAACCACTCAGAGAAACCCCTCACTCCCAAGAGCTCCAATCAGAAACCCTCCTTTAA TAACCTAATCAAAGCCACTGTAAATGACGATGTGACGCTGGATGTGAGCGGTTCTCTCACTAAGTCTCAGAAGAACTTCTCCTCTGCATCATCAAGCTCCAACAACAACGCTCCTCGCAGCCCTCGAAGCCCAGGTCAGCCACGCAGACGAGAGGTCACCGAGGAGGAGGCCGAAAG GTATATTCAGCAAGTGAACCATGCTGCTATTATCATCCAGCGTTGGTATCGTCGACATGTCAGCAGTAAGAGAGCTAATGAGAATACAATCAAACAGCTCCTTGCATCTAAGAAGAAG GAGAGAGAGCAGAGAGCAGAAGAGACAAAAACCACAGAGTCACTGAAAAAGAAAGAAGATGATCGAAAACGTATCAGAGAAGAGAAAGCACGTCTGGCTCGACTCACTGCCATACAG gAGTTGCAGCATAAAAGAGCTCAACGAGCAGCAGAGGTACAGCAAATCGCAGAGCAGGAAACAGAGGCACTACGGCATCCTGGGAAAGTAGGGCGTAAAAAACTCACCAAAAGTTCACCCACTTCTCCTACAGATATCAAGGCTAAAAATACAG ATTCTAATGTCAATGTGGTGTCTGATCTGGATGATGTGACGAATCTGAGGGCTGCTTCGCCTGCTGGTTCTGCTTGCAGAGTATCTCAGTGTTCTCAG GAGATCCTCCAGAGGTCTGTGAGCATGGAGGATCAGCGACAGGGGGCGTCATCGAGCAGAGCGCAGTCAAAAACCACTCTCAATGACTTGTTGGACACTCTGAAGCTCTTAGAAGAGGAGCCAGAGAGACTGTCAGAGCCTAAGAGCTACAGGAAGGACAAATATTCCTGGATTGACGAG GATGGAGATTCCAACTCCCTGACGACTGATAATGTGGAGCGTCACAGACAGCTGAGTCAAACTCCAGCTCTTCCAGATGGGGGCGCTCTGCTCTCAGAAGCCAAACTGCAGAGCATTATGAGTTTTCTGGATGAGATGGAGAAATCGGAGCAGGAGAGACCACGCTCAGTCACCTCTGGATCACATAGAGAG GTGGTGTTGTCAGAGGAAGATCTAGCAGTTGTTGAACAAGCCTCGGCCACAGCTGCTGAGGTCACCGGCTCTATGATGAGACTCAGACTGGAGCTGGATGAGAAAAAACGCACCGTCAATATGCTACAGACTGCActg GCCCAGCAGAGGGAGCTGACGATCCGACATGTGAAGGAGACAGAGAAAGAGCTTAATCATACGTTTCAGCTACAGAAAGAGCAGTATGAAGCTACAATACAGAGACACCTGACATTTATAGACCAG CTGATTGATGATAAAAAGGCCTTGAGTGAACGCTGTGAAGAAGTAGTGGGTGAACTCAAGCAAGTGGATCAGAAATACACTAAGAAGATCGCCCAGATGCAGGAGCAACACGAGTTG GTGTGGCAAATTCTGGGTCCCATGTGTGAG GAGATTAAGAAGCTAAAAGAGTTAATGAGTGCTACAGAAAAGGTCCGACGGGAAAAATGGATCAACGAGAAGACCAAAAAGATCAAGGAGATCACTGTAAAAG GTCTAGAACCCGAAATTCAGAAGCTGATCTCCAAACACAAGCAGGAGCTGAAGAAGCTGAGAGTTCTCCATGAGGCAGAGCTCCTCCAGGCGGACGAGAGGGCCGCTCAACGCTACGTCAGACAGACCGAGGAGTTACGGcaacagctggagaaagaaaaagATGAACAGTGCCAGAGAGAAAGAGAATTGGCTAAGCAGAG GTTCGAGAAGCAGCTGCAGGAAGAGGAGAACGTGCTGCAGCAGCAGAGGAGGCGTCTGTATAAAGAAGTGTCGGAGGAAAAAGAGCGTCTCACACAACTGGCAGCCAG GCAGCATGCAGAACTGGAAGACTTAAGGAAGCAGCTGGAGGAGAACAGCTCTTTGGCTGGAAGAGCATTGAGAGAAGAGCTGGAGAAGAGCAGGGATGAGCAGGAGAGACGTCATCAG GTTGAAATAAAGGCCCTGAAGGAACGACTCGAAATTGAGAAACAGACATGGGAGGAAAATTATATGAaaaaagag GAAGCATGGCTGTTGAGTCGAGAGAGGGAGCTGAAGGAGGAAGTGCGTCGTGGAAGAGACAAAGAGATCGAACTGGCCATTCAGAGGCTGGAGGTGGAGACCAGAGAGGCCAGAGAGGAGTGTGAGCGAGCAGCTGACAACCG GATGAAGCGTGTGAGGGAGAAATATGAAGCCGAGCTAAGGGATCTGGAGCATTCAGAGCGGACAGCGCTGCAGAAACAGCAGGAGATGAGGGAGAAACACAGTGAGATGGAGGCCGAGCTTCTCCGACTGCAATCTCTTTTACGACAGCGAGAGCAGGAGATAAGCGACCTCACCCAG